One region of Gemmatimonadaceae bacterium genomic DNA includes:
- a CDS encoding NAD-dependent epimerase/dehydratase family protein — MKTLVTGGAGFIGSHVARHCLAMGHDVVVLDDLSGGFRDQAPAGATFVEGSITDVPLIEALFAEHRFDYVYHLAAYAAEGLSHFIRRFNYTNNVIGSVNLINESVKREVKCFVFTSSIAVYGAGQLPMREDMTPRPEDPYGIAKYAVELDLAAAHEMFGLPYIVFRPHNVYGEHQNLGDRYRNVIGIFMNQIMGGKALTIFGDGEQTRAFSYIDDVAPHIARSVNVPAAYGQTINIGADTAYSVNELARVVSEEFGVSPQVTHLPARHEVVHAYSDHARAQALFGETTTIPLGEGVHRMAQWAR, encoded by the coding sequence ATGAAGACACTCGTTACCGGCGGCGCCGGATTCATCGGATCGCACGTGGCCCGGCACTGCCTGGCGATGGGGCACGACGTGGTGGTGCTGGACGATCTGAGCGGCGGGTTCCGCGACCAGGCGCCGGCGGGGGCGACGTTCGTGGAAGGATCCATCACCGACGTGCCCCTGATCGAGGCACTGTTCGCCGAGCACCGGTTCGACTACGTGTACCACCTGGCGGCGTACGCCGCCGAGGGGCTCAGCCACTTCATCCGCCGGTTCAACTACACCAACAACGTGATCGGGAGCGTGAACCTGATCAACGAATCGGTGAAGCGCGAGGTGAAGTGCTTCGTGTTCACGAGTTCGATCGCGGTGTACGGGGCGGGGCAGCTGCCCATGCGCGAAGACATGACGCCGCGCCCCGAAGACCCGTACGGTATCGCCAAGTACGCGGTGGAACTCGATCTGGCCGCGGCGCACGAGATGTTCGGGTTGCCGTACATCGTCTTCCGTCCGCACAACGTGTACGGCGAGCATCAGAACCTGGGCGACCGCTACCGCAACGTGATCGGGATCTTCATGAACCAGATCATGGGCGGCAAGGCGCTCACGATCTTCGGCGACGGGGAGCAGACGCGCGCCTTCAGCTACATCGACGACGTGGCGCCGCACATCGCGCGGAGCGTGAACGTGCCGGCGGCGTACGGCCAGACCATCAACATCGGCGCCGACACGGCGTACAGCGTGAACGAGCTGGCGCGCGTGGTGAGCGAGGAGTTCGGCGTGTCGCCCCAGGTCACGCACCTGCCGGCGCGCCACGAAGTGGTGCACGCGTATTCGGATCACGCCAGAGCGCAGGCGCTGTTCGGCGAGACGACGACGATTCCGTTGGGCGAGGGAGTCCACCGCATGGCCCAGTGGGCTCGGG